Within the Acinetobacter radioresistens DSM 6976 = NBRC 102413 = CIP 103788 genome, the region AAGCAGGTCGGAAGAACCAGACTTACTTGATACACCGCGGTTGCCATGCTTGGCGATTGTAGCGCCCGCTGCTGCTATAACAAATGCTGATGCTGTAGATACATTAAACAGATTCTGACCATCTCCACCTGTACCCACAATATCAACCAGATAAGGGATATCACTTACATCAATCTTAATAGCAAACTCACGCATAACTCGTGCGGCAGCAGTAATTTCATCAATACTTTCACCTTTCATGCGCAAACCCATCATCAGTGCACCAATTTGGGCCTCTGTTGTACTGCCTTGCATAATGCTACGCATGACTTCTTCCATTTGCGGCTGAGTCAGATGAATATTTTTTGTAATATGATTAAGAGCTTGTTGAATGTTCATATAAATCACTTAAGCGTAAATTTCTAAAAAGTTCTGGAAAATTTTATGGCCATGCTGACTCAAGATTGATTCAGGATGAAACTGCACACCTTCTACTGGTAATGTCTTATGTTTTACACCCATGATCTCTTCCATCGAGCCATCTGCTTCCTTCGTCCAGCAATTTACTTCCAGGCAGTCTGGTAAACTCGCTTGATCAATCACCAGAGAGTGATAACGAGTTGCCGAAAAGGGTGAAGGTAAATGACTGAAAATTCCAGTATCATTGTGATACATGTCAGATAGACGGCCATGCATGACGGTTTTTGCCCGTATAATTTTTCCACCAAATGCTTGTCCAATACTTTGATGCCCCAAACACACACCAAGTAAGGGAATTTTACCGGCAAAATGCTGGATGGCTGGAATAGAAATACCAGCTTCTGTTGGAGAACAGGGACCAGGACCGATCACAAGATACTTGGGTTGCCATCGCTCAATATCATCCAATGTGACACTATCATTGCGAACGACTTTAACTTCTTGATTTAACTCGCCAAAATACTGAACGATGTTATAAGTAAAGCTGTCGTAATTGTCGATCATTAGAAGCATGAGCTTTTAACCTTTTGAAATGTATACACCTATGTGTCTTTAATTCGGATGAACTCTAAGAAAATATTTGACTAAAAACAGGAAACCCAGATTTAGAAATAAATGCAAAAAGAAAAATTAGAGCGAACAATATCATAGCAAAAAATCATGAATTGCTGCTGAACTATTTCTATTATGGTGTTGAGGCTTATACTTAATATTAAAAAATCTGGCAAATTCTCTTAAATCAAAAATTAAGGATGGCCTAAGACTTAAAAAAATCATGCGTAGGGAGAATAAAAAAACAGTGAGTAACTGAGCTACAGCTATTATGAATCAAAAATAAACAATAACTGTTAAAAGCTGACTATCATCAAAATTTTTGAGCTAAATTCCCGATAGAAATTAAAAAATAAATAATTTATTAAATTTAGAATATCTATTAGAGCTCCTTAAAAATAAAATCATACAAAAATAACTAAACACAGTCTTAACTTCTAAAAAAATGCACTATTTTGGTTCAATAATTCTATTATTCTGAATAAAGTAATTTAAGAATGATTGATGATAGTGCAATTCAATCTGCACACAGTATAATACCCGCATAGCTAAGGTTTTTTTAATCTTCACACTATTAAGAAATTCAAAGCATTAGCTTAGTATTCTAAAGTTGGTATGGGAATTGCTTTATATTGAGCAACTACTAACATGCACTCGATAAGTGCAACAAAATTTCATCGGAGCAAAATGAGCATGGCGAACAAGGTCCTTCAACTCATAGAAGAAAGTGGCGCAAAATGGGTCGATTTTCGCTTTACTGATACCAAAGGCAAGGAACAGCATGTTACTTACCCGGCAGACAGTATTGATGAAGATACATTTGAAGATGGCAAAATGTTTGATGGTTCTTCAATCGCTGGCTGGAAAGGGATTGAAGCATCGGACATGATTTTACGTCCAGATGCAGAAACTGGCTTTATCGACCCGTTCTTTGCAGAGCCAACAGTTGTAGTAACTTGTGATGTGATTGAACCATCAACTGGACAAGGCTATGAACGTGATCCACGCTCCATTGCTCGTCGCGCAGAAGAATATTTAAAATCTACCGGTATCGGCGATACTGCATTCTTTGGCCCTGAACCAGAATTCTTTGTATTTGACGAAGTAAAATGGGACATCGATATGTCTGGTGCACGCCATACATTGATCGCTGAAGAAGCTGCCTGGTCTACAGGTAAAGATTATGAAGCAGGTAACTCTGGCCACCGTCCACGTGTAAAAGGTGGTTACTTCCC harbors:
- a CDS encoding aminodeoxychorismate/anthranilate synthase component II gives rise to the protein MLLMIDNYDSFTYNIVQYFGELNQEVKVVRNDSVTLDDIERWQPKYLVIGPGPCSPTEAGISIPAIQHFAGKIPLLGVCLGHQSIGQAFGGKIIRAKTVMHGRLSDMYHNDTGIFSHLPSPFSATRYHSLVIDQASLPDCLEVNCWTKEADGSMEEIMGVKHKTLPVEGVQFHPESILSQHGHKIFQNFLEIYA